A single window of Synechococcus sp. CBW1004 DNA harbors:
- the glp gene encoding gephyrin-like molybdotransferase Glp has product MSEPYGREGLPLEQARLQVLAALNPLPGAETVPLAAALGRVSAEPVCATEAVPGFRASIMDGYAISEAAVPETGAMWPLVGRSAAGAPFTGALAAGEAIRILTGAPLPEGAQRVLPQELVAAEADAIRLVKPAGPNPWIRGAEEEAAAGAELLAAGVRLGPAELGRLASCGVAMLPVRPRPRIGLLISGDELVAAGTPRGPGQIWESNGTLLEALLQRLGAVVAERRVVGDQPDALRQALGALAEGCDVVVSTGGVSAGDTDWIRALVAELGEVSFWKLFLRPGRPFAWGHIGGTPFFGLPGNPVAAAITALQLLWPALQRLEGAAQPQPLPRLKVRLEAVLKRNPGRPELARARLVVDEAGELRARVEGSQASSRIGSLQGADLLLEIPAELGALAAGTALWAQLLRLPLF; this is encoded by the coding sequence GTGTCCGAGCCCTATGGCCGCGAAGGCCTGCCGCTGGAGCAGGCCCGCCTCCAAGTGCTGGCGGCCCTCAACCCTCTGCCCGGCGCCGAAACCGTTCCGCTGGCGGCGGCCCTGGGGCGGGTGAGCGCCGAGCCCGTGTGTGCCACCGAGGCGGTGCCCGGTTTCCGCGCCTCGATCATGGATGGCTACGCCATCAGCGAGGCCGCCGTGCCGGAGACGGGGGCGATGTGGCCGCTGGTGGGGCGCTCGGCGGCGGGAGCTCCCTTCACCGGCGCCCTGGCCGCCGGCGAGGCGATCCGCATCCTCACCGGTGCCCCCCTGCCGGAGGGAGCCCAGCGGGTGCTGCCCCAGGAGCTGGTGGCCGCCGAAGCGGACGCGATCCGGCTGGTGAAGCCCGCCGGGCCGAACCCCTGGATCCGCGGCGCCGAGGAGGAGGCGGCAGCCGGAGCGGAACTCCTGGCGGCGGGGGTGCGGCTCGGGCCGGCGGAGCTGGGGCGGCTGGCCAGCTGCGGGGTGGCGATGCTCCCGGTGCGGCCGCGGCCCCGGATCGGGCTGCTGATCAGCGGCGATGAACTGGTGGCGGCCGGCACGCCCCGCGGCCCGGGCCAGATCTGGGAGAGCAACGGCACCCTGCTGGAGGCGCTGCTGCAGCGGCTCGGTGCGGTGGTGGCCGAGCGGCGGGTGGTGGGCGATCAGCCCGACGCCCTGCGCCAGGCCCTGGGGGCACTGGCCGAGGGCTGCGATGTGGTGGTGAGCACCGGCGGCGTTTCGGCCGGCGACACCGACTGGATCCGCGCGCTGGTGGCGGAGCTGGGGGAGGTGAGCTTCTGGAAGCTGTTTCTGCGGCCCGGGCGGCCGTTCGCCTGGGGGCACATCGGCGGCACGCCGTTCTTCGGGCTGCCGGGCAATCCGGTGGCGGCGGCGATCACGGCGCTGCAGCTGCTCTGGCCGGCCTTGCAGCGGCTGGAGGGCGCCGCGCAGCCGCAGCCGTTGCCGCGGCTGAAGGTGCGGCTGGAGGCGGTGCTGAAGCGCAATCCCGGCCGGCCGGAGCTGGCCCGCGCCCGGCTCGTGGTGGATGAGGCGGGGGAGTTACGGGCCCGGGTCGAGGGGTCTCAGGCCTCCTCGCGCATCGGCTCCCTGCAGGGGGCCGACCTGCTGCTGGAGATCCCGGCGGAACTGGGGGCCCTGGCGGCCGGCACAGCGCTGTGGGCCCAGCTGCTGCGGCTGCCGTTGTTCTGA
- the moaC gene encoding cyclic pyranopterin monophosphate synthase MoaC translates to MTDPTPASLTHLNAAGEVHMVEVGDREATRREATAEGFITMRPEVLTLVLEGRAAKGDVLAVARVAAIQAAKRTWELIPLCHPIPLSGVSVQLEPTADGSGLRLEAKARTTGHTGVEMEALTAVQVGLLTLYDMVKSADPAMTIGPVRLLAKSGGRNGDWVRDGEAGRGAG, encoded by the coding sequence ATGACCGATCCCACCCCCGCGTCGCTCACCCACCTCAATGCCGCCGGCGAGGTGCACATGGTGGAGGTGGGCGACCGGGAGGCGACCCGGCGCGAGGCCACGGCCGAGGGCTTCATCACCATGCGGCCGGAGGTGCTGACCCTGGTGCTGGAGGGACGGGCCGCCAAGGGCGATGTGCTGGCGGTGGCGCGGGTGGCGGCGATCCAGGCGGCCAAGCGCACCTGGGAGCTGATTCCCCTGTGCCATCCGATCCCCCTCTCCGGCGTGTCGGTGCAGCTGGAGCCGACGGCCGACGGCAGCGGCCTGCGGCTGGAGGCGAAGGCCCGCACCACCGGCCACACCGGCGTCGAGATGGAGGCCCTCACCGCCGTGCAGGTGGGCCTGCTCACCCTTTACGACATGGTCAAGAGCGCCGATCCGGCGATGACGATCGGGCCGGTGCGGCTGCTGGCCAAGAGCGGCGGTCGCAACGGTGACTGGGTCCGCGACGGGGAGGCGGGGCGCGGGGCCGGCTGA